Proteins encoded in a region of the Capra hircus breed San Clemente chromosome 3, ASM170441v1, whole genome shotgun sequence genome:
- the LMO4 gene encoding LIM domain transcription factor LMO4 has protein sequence MVNPGSSSQPPPVTAGSLSWKRCAGCGGKIADRFLLYAMDSYWHSRCLKCSCCQAQLGDIGTSCYTKSGMILCRNDYIRLFGNSGACSACGQSIPASELVMRAQGNVYHLKCFTCSTCRNRLVPGDRFHYINGSLFCEHDRPTALINGHLNSLQSNPLLPDQKVC, from the exons ATGGTGAATCCGGGCAGCAGCTCCCAGCCGCCCCCGGTGACGGCCGGCTCCCTCTCCTGGAAGCGGTGCGCAGGCTGTGGGGGCAAGATTGCGGACCGCTTTCTGCTCTATGCCATGGACAGCTACTGGCATAGCCGGTGCCTCAAGTGCTCCTGCTGCCAGGCGCAGCTGGGCGACATCGGCACGTCCTGTTACACCAAGAGCGGCATGATCCTTTGCAGAAATGACTACATTAG GTTATTTGGGAATAGCGGTGCTTGCAGTGCTTGTGGACAGTCTATTCCTGCGAGTGAACTCGTCATGAGGGCCCAAGGCAATGTGTATCATCTGAAG TGTTTTACATGCTCTACCTGCCGGAATCGCCTGGTCCCGGGAGATCGGTTTCACTACATCAATGGCAGTTTATTTTGTGAACATGATAGACCTACAGCTCTCATCAATGGCCATTTGAATTCACTTCAGAGCAATCCACTACTGCCAGACCAGAAG